The following proteins come from a genomic window of Megalobrama amblycephala isolate DHTTF-2021 linkage group LG1, ASM1881202v1, whole genome shotgun sequence:
- the LOC125265567 gene encoding HMG domain-containing protein 3-like isoform X4 produces the protein MNVFKKGSCPVISRCTRCCSQYHCPFCEMYKTTSQLSIDNHVENHLKLAVHHDGISTYYKVCSNCSMMYRYQEFTDGIHNFNDHLLLSLHLCVILRNALQNHTAVSRVMSILEATAKAKFPSKDTVLHAYLHFEALSSHVYSYTCINCGYYPKVVIMDLHKKGVFSIPFSEIATPPSDFKGDTNIVSFWESVTMEMIGRGFLSSGRKNPFVVCPSYDCWAPWIGPNTRKSDIVLNTEHAKLQKTKSCDVPDLDVTEERLGDELFNLKVDAVRKLCKECGLDTKGSRMDLVLRLRTEMQNRSAYDKIFQQIWGASGGWAVITCPCGIVYSIKFNIRAESPRDFADLLLSWKHFPNVVIYDFARGLAAHVNLREADSLPFSPHEGRLAEPTTANIQLAKEGKLKVNLPWLKNKKENEDTNCHPLTGSSEHYALYDRFHEFNTKDPRDALRRIQVVPELCGWVNTQTAEQLFAAMRKNNYFLNMLTPSGHTFLMRNIIHHYNTAQNKNMEDSLRKVVSPSDQLTFNGYGQIVLGTTPQSLNDSERHTCDITQIDQVHYPSQGSVIDMTALQNVQPNRACWMHPQSSDQIKMIKNALNEKESQQQFLAQVGATILVRSDFITLGHPNDVEGTILNACLSMVRDIADLKNIKVHCFSSYVTVTWLPPLCADPSANLPDHIAECDFILLPSWASNHWMICVSLLCLNYQFSLMQVTLRYFDITNSCVFQESFNRTSFKDHETKKQRDVFA, from the exons ATGAATGTCTTTAAAAAGGGCAGTTGTCCAGTAATTTCAAGGTGCACACGGTGCTGTAGCCAGTACCACTGCCCTTTTTGTGAGATGTACAAAACCACATCACAACTATCCATTGATAACCATGTAGAGAATCATCTAAAATTGGCAGTACATCATGATG GAATTTCAACTTACTACAAAGTATGTAGCAACTGCAGCATGATGTACAGGTACCAGGAATTCACTGATGGTATCCATAACTTCAATGACCATCTTCTGCTCTCTCTTCACTTGTGTGTAATTCTCCGCAATGCTCTTCAG AATCACACTGCTGTTAGCAGAGTAATGAGCATACTTGAAGCTACTGCTAAAGCAAAATTCCCCAGCAAAGACACAGTGCTCCATGCTTACCTCCACTTTGAAGCCTTGAGCAGCCATGTTTATTCTTACACCTGCATCAATTGTGGTTATTACCCCAAAGTGGTGATTATGGATCTCCACAAGAAAGGTGTCTTCAGTATTCCTT TCAGTGAAATAGCCACACCACCATCAGATTTCAAGGGTGATACAAACATTGTCTCTTTTTGGGAATCCGTAACGATGGAGATGATTGGCCGGGGATTTCTTTCAA GTGGCAGGAAAAATCCCTTTGTAGTTTGCCCAAGTTATGATTGTTGGGCTCCTTGGATTGGCCCTAATACCCGAAAGTCAGACATTGTTCTAAACACTGAGCatgcaaaactgcaaaaaacTAAGTCCTGTGATGTTCCAGATCTTGACGTCACAGAGGAAAGGTTAGGTGATGAGCTCTTTAATCTTAAG GTTGATGCAGTGAGGAAGCTGTGCAAAGAATGTGGATTGGACACAAAGGGATCAAGGATGGATCTTGTGTTACGTTTGCGAACAGAGATGCAAAACCGTTCTGCGTACGACAAAATCTTCCAGCAGATTTGGGGTGCTTCTG GTGGCTGGGCAGTCATTACATGTCCATGTGGAATAGTGTATTCCATCAAATTCAACATAAGAGCAGAATCTCCCAGAGACTTTGCGGACTTGCTGCTGAGTTGGAAGCACTTTCCTAATGTTGTAATATACGACTTTGCTAGAGGACTTGCAGCACACGTAAATCTTCGTGAAGCAGATTCTCTACCTTTCAGTCCCCATGAAGGAAGACTTGCTGAACCAACTACAGCAAATATCCAGCTAGCAAAGGAAGGCAAGCTCAAAGTTAATCTACCATGGTTGAAAAATAAGAAGGAGAATGAGGATACCAACTGCCATCCTTTGACAGGATCATCAGAGCATTATGCTTTGTATGACAGATTCCATGAATTCAACACCAAAGACCCAAGAGATGCTCTTAGAAGAATCCAAGTAGTCCCAGAACTTTGTGGATGGGTAAATACTCAAACCGCAGAGCAACTTTTTGCTGCAATGCGCAAAAACAATTATTTCCTGAACATGCTCACGCCATCAGGACACACATTTTTGATGCGCAACATCATTCACCATTATAACACAGCACAGAATAAGAACATGGAGGACAGCCTAAGAAAAGTTGTATCACCAAGTGATCAGTTAACCTTCAATGGTTATGGTCAGATAGTACTTg GTACAACTCCACAGTCCCTAAATGATAGTGAGAGACACACCTGTGATATTACACAAATAGAccaagtacact ACCCCAGCCAAGGTTCAGTGATTGACATGACAGCCCTACAAAATGTGCAGCCAAACAGGGCATGCTGGATGCATCCACAAAGCAGTGACCAAATAAAGATG ataaaaaatgctttaaatgaaAAGGAATCACAACAACAATTTTTGGCTCAAGTAGGAGCAACAATTCTGGTCAGATCAGATTTTATTACCTTGGGACATCCAAATGATGTTGAAGGGACT ATTTTGAATGCCTGCCTTTCAATGGTCAGAGATATTGCTGACTTAAAG AACATAAAGGTCCATTGTTTTAGCTCGTATGTGACAGTGACATGGTTGCCACCATTGTGTGCAGACCCTTCAGCTAACTTACCT GACCATATAGCAGAATGTGACTTCATCTTACTTCCTTCCTGGGCATCAAACCATTGGATGATATGTGTAAGTCTATTGTGTTTAAATTATCAGTTCTCCTTAATGCAAGTAACACTGAGATATTTTGACATAACTAACAGTTGTGTCTTCCAAGAATCATTTAATAGAACCAGTTTTAAAGATCATGAAACCAAAAAGCAGAGAGATGTATTTGCTTGA